A window from Hypomesus transpacificus isolate Combined female chromosome 26, fHypTra1, whole genome shotgun sequence encodes these proteins:
- the LOC124487506 gene encoding phospholipase A2 inhibitor and Ly6/PLAUR domain-containing protein-like: MSESVLCCDSDGCNKQTLPVPSQEPNGLQCDSCSSYSDTVCNNPANCVGLEDTCAVVNASTGLFKGCISSNMCSLSLMTTFVPSATKDGISCGRVKNIAASTTSVLNIIFPNKTSGGK, from the exons ATGTCTGAATCTGTGCTCTGCTGTGACTCAGACGGCTGCAACAAACAGACTCTACCTG TCCCCAGTCAAGAGCCAAACGGCCTACAGTGTGATTCCTGCAGCAGCTACTCAGACACTGTGTGTAACAACCCGGCAAACTGTGTCGGACTGGAGGATACATGTGCTGTTGTCAACG CAAGCACGGGTCTCTTCAAAGGCTGTATATCCTCAAATATGTGCAGTCTGTCTCTGATGACCACTTTTGTGCCGTCTGCAACTAAAGATGGGATTTCCTGCGGCCGTGTGAAGAATATCGCAGCCAGCACTACCAGTGTGCTGAATATCATATTCCCCAATAAAACCAGTGGTGGAAAGTAA